The genomic stretch ATGAAGTATGGAATCGTTTCTTGGGTTATCCGCGGATCAGGAAGCATATACGGTAAAATATCATCCGCTGGAACCATCGTTAATTTCACTTGTTCGATACGCGAATCGTGATTCGAGAAAAAAGTCCAAAGTGCACCCCGTGCTTCTTCATTCAAGTAAACAAATTCATTACATACAAGCATTTTATCTTTTAGTTCATATAACACATAGCCTTGGGGTTCTCCACCATGAGAATAATAGACAGCACTATGTTTCGTGTTATCTAAGACGGAATACTTCCACCATTCTTCATCTCGAACAAGCGTGCCATGATAGCTGCTTGCAAAAGACTGATACAATTTATTCAGCGTAGAGATGTCCTCAACATCCCTTACTACCTTACCTGGGTACTCTAGTTTAGGAGGAAACTGTTTTGAGGAAATAAGATAGTTTTTATATTCTGCATATAGCTCCCAACCATACTTACGATAGAATGGAATTGAAAATGGATGTAGAAATGATAGAATTTGCCCTTCCTCTTTCATCACCATGAGTGCTTGACTAAGTAGTTTAGAGACATGCCCTTTACGGCGGTTCTCTGGCCAGGTTGCTACGCCTGCAATTCCGCCCATAGGCACTACTTTGCCTTGCAAGTATACTTTAAAAGGAAGAATAGTTAGCTTAGCTTGCAATTCTTCCTCTTCAAAAATGCCCCAAAATTGTTCAGGCTTAAATCTCTCTTTTCTTTTTTCTTTTTGTTCCGGTGTTAATGTATATTGAAAGGCATATTCTGATAAGCTAACACTTTGCTCGTATTCCTCTGCTTTTAATTGTCGGAGTTCCACCTGGTCACCTCTTTTATATAGATATATTCCGCCTTATTCCAATATTATGCTCAACCTGAGTGTCTCAGAGCTTCACTTAAAAGTCAATCGCACTGGCACCCTGCCCTTGGTTTATATGTTTGACTTCGTTGGACTGGGAAGAAAGTTAACCTACATCACTTGTATATAAAAATATATAAATCGGCAATAAAAAAAACCGCTGCTGACGTATTGTCAACAACGGTTATCTATTGCTTGGCGACGTCCTACTCTCCCAGGACCCTGCGGTCCAAGTACCATCGGCGCTGGAGGGCTTAACGGTCGTGTTCGGGATGGGTACGTGTGGAACCCCTCCGCTATCGCCACCAAACGAGCATTTTTACAAATGCGATATTCAAGGATTTGCTCCCTGAAAACTAGATACGAAACAATCTTTGCAATTTATTAGCTTATGCTTCCGAAGTAGCTTTCCTTCAGAAAGCTTGTAGGATAAGCCCTCGACCGATTAGTACTGGTCAGCTCCATGCATTGCTGCACTTCCACCTCCAGCCTATCTACCTCGTCGTCTTCAAGGGGTCTTACTAGTTGGGAAATCTCATCTTGAGGTGGGCTTCGCGCTTAGATGCTTTCAGCGCTTATCCCTTCCATACATAGCTACCCAGCGATGCTCCTGGCGGAACAACTGGTACACCAGCGGTATGTCCATCCCGGTCCTCTCGTACTAAGGACAGCTCCTCTCAAATTTCCTACGCCCACGACAGATAGGGACCGAACTGTCTCACGACGTTCTGAACCCAGCTCGCGTACCGCTTTAATGGGCGAACAGCCCAACCCTTGGGACCTACTTCAGCCCCAGGATGCGATGAGCCGACATCGAGGTGCCAAACCTCCCCGTCGATGTGGACTCTTGGGGGAGATAAGCCTGTTATCCCCAGGGTAGCTTTTATCCGTTGAGCGATGGCCCTTCCATGCGGTACCACCGGATCACTAAGCCCGACTTTCGTCCCTGCTCGACTTGTAGGTCTCGCAGTCAAGCTCCCTTGTGCCTTTACACTCTGCGAATGATTTCCAACCATTCTGAGGGAACCTTTGGGCGCCTCCGTTACTCTTTAGGAGGCGACCGCCCCAGTCAAACTGCCCACCTGACACTGTCCTCGCACCGGATCACGGTACCAAGTTAGAACCTAGATACGATCAGGGTGGTATCCCAACGTTGCCTCCACACAAGCTGGCGCTCATGCTTCCTAGGCTCCCACCTATCCTGTACAGATCGTACCCAAATCCAATATCAAGCTGCAGTAAAGCTCCATGGGGTCTTTCCGTCTTGTCGCGGGTAACCTGCATCTTCACAGGTATTAAAATTTCACCGGATCTCTCGTTGAGACAGCGCCCAAGTCGTTACGCCATTCGTGCGGGTCAGAATTTACCTGACAAGGAATTTCGCTACCTTAGGACCGTTATAGTTACGGCCGCCGTTTACTGGGGCTTCGGTTCATAGCTTCGGATTACTCCTAACCACTCCCCTTAACCTTCCAGCACCGGGCAGGCGTCAGCCCGTATACTTCGCCTTGCGGCTTCGCACAGACCTGTGTTTTTGCTAAACAGTCGCTTGGGCCTTTTCACTGCGGCCCCCTCGTGCTATTCACACTACCGGGGCACCCCTTCTCCCGAAGTTACGGGGTCATTTTGCCGAGTTCCTTAACGAGAGTTCTTCCGCGCGCCTTAGAATTCTCTTCTCACCTACCTGTGTCGGTTTACGGTACGGGCACCTTCATCTGGCTAGAGGCTTTTCTTGGCAGTCTGAGATCATGACCTTCGCTACTGTAATTTTCACTCCCCATCACAGCCCAGCCTTACGATGTGCGGATTTGCCTACACATCAGCCTCACTGCTTGGACAGACATCCATCAGTCTGCGTCACTACCCTACTGCGTCCCCCCATCGCTCGTAACGATTTACGGTGGTACAGGAATTTCGACCTGTTGTCCTTCGACTACGCCTTTCGGCCTCGCCTTAGGTCCCGACTTACCCTGAGCGGACGAGCCTTCCTCAGGAACCCTTAGGTTTTCGGCGGATCAGATTCTCACTGATCTTTTCGTTACTCATACCGGCATTCTCACTTGTATACAGTCCAGCAGTCCTTCCGGTCTACCTTCAACCCGGTATACAACGCTCCCCTACCCCTGATGCAAAGCATCAAGCCATAGCTTCGGTGGTGTGTTTAGCCCCGTTACATTTTCGGCGCAGAGTCACTCGACCAGTGAGCTATTACGCACTCTTTAAATGGTGGCTGCTTCTAAGCCAACATCCTGGTTGTCTGTGCAACTCCACATCCTTTCCCACTTAACACACACTTGGGGACCTTAGCTGATGGTCTGGGCTGTTTCCCTTTCGACAATGGATCTTAGCACTCACTGTCTGACTCCCGGAATACAAGTCTATGGCATTCGGAGTTTGACTGAGCTTGGTAACCCTTGCGGGCCCCGCACCCAATCAGTGCTCTACCTCCACGACTTACTTAATCCGAGGCTAGCCCTAAAGCTATTTCGGGGAGAACCAGCTATCTCCGAGTTCGATTGGAATTTCTCCGCTACCCCCACCTCATCCCCGCACTTTTCAACGTGCGTGGGTTCGGGCCTCCAGTGCGTGTTACCGCACCTTCACCCTGGACAGGGGTAGATCACACGGTTTCGGGTCTACGTCCACGTACTCATTCGCCCTATTCAGACTCGCTTTCGCTGCGGCTACGGCTTTTCACCTTAACCTTGCACGGGAACGTAACTCGCCGGTTCATTCTACAAAAGGCACGCCATCACCCATAAAACGGGCTCTGACTTTTTGTAAGCACACGGTTTCAGGTTCTATTTCACTCCCCTTCCGGGGTGCTTTTCACCTTTCCCTCACGGTACTGCTTCACTATCGGTCGCTAGGGAGTATTTAGCCTTGGCAGATGGTCCTGCCGGATTCATACGAGGTTTCACGTGCCTCGCACTACTCGGGATCCGTCTCGGAGGGAACAGGCTTTTGACTACAGGGCTTTTACCTTCTCTGGCGGGCCTTTCCAGACCTCTTCAACTAACCGGTTCCTTTGTAACTCCATGTGAGACGTCCCACAACCCCAACCAGCAAGCTGATTGGTTTGGGCTAATCCGCGTTCGCTCGCCGCTACTGACGGAATCACTATTGTTTTCTCTTCCTCAGGGTACTTAGATGTTTCAGTTCCCCTGGTATGCCTTCAACCACCCTATGTGTTCAGGTGGAGATAACTGTCCATTACGACAGCTGGGTTTCCCCATTCGGACATCCCCGGATCAAAGCTTGCGTACAGCTCCCCGAGGCAGTATCGTTGTTCGCCACGTCCTTCATCGGCTCCTAGCGCCTAGGCATCCTCCGTGTGCTCTTAATAGCTTAACCATATTGTTCGGTATTTTGTCTCCTTCGCTCCACTTGTTTTGCTTACGCAAAGCCAAAAGTCGCTCACGATCCAAAAACCTCACTCAGCAATCCTTTAATCTTTACTTGTTTAACACAAGTTCAGCTTAAAGGATATTTCTAAAATCGCAAAATTGTTTCGTTATCTAGTTTTCAAAGAACAACACAAATAATGATGAAATTATTATGGTGGAGCCAAGCGGGATCGAACCGCTGACCTCCTGCGTGCAAGGCAGGCGCTCTCCCAGCTGAGCTATGGCCCCTCAAATTCCATCAAAACCGAACAAATGGATGAATGATTTGACTTATTAAGTCGATTTGAATGTTTCCGTTTCAGGAAACGATTCTCCATAGAAAGGAGGTGATCCAGCCGCACCTTCCGATACGGCTACCTTGTTACGACTTCACCCCAATCATCTACCCCACCTTCGACGGCTGGCTCCTTGCGGTTACCCCACCGGCTTCGGGTGTTGTAAACTCTCGTGGTGTGACGGGCGGTGTGTACAAGACCCGGGAACGTATTCACCGCGGCATGCTGATCCGCGATTACTAGCAATTCCGACTTCATGCAGGCGAGTTGCAGCCTGCAATCCGAACTGAGACCGGCTTTTAAGGATTTGCTCCACCTCGCGGCTTTGCTGCCCGTTGTACCGGCCATTGTAGTACGTGTGTAGCCCAGGTCATAAGGGGCATGATGATTTGACGTCATCCCCACCTTCCTCCGGTTTGTCACCGGCAGTCACCTTAGAGTGCCCATCCGAAATGCTGGCAACTAAGATCAAGGGTTGCGCTCGTTGCGGGACTTAACCCAACATCTCACGACACGAGCTGACGACAACCATGCACCACCTGTCTCCTCTGTCCCGAAGGAAAGGTCTATCTCTAGACCGGTCAGAGGGATGTCAAGACCTGGTAAGGTTCTTCGCGTTGCTTCGAATTAAACCACATACTCCACTGCTTGTGCGGGTCCCCGTCAATTCCTTTGAGTTTCAGTCTTGCGACCGTACTCCCCAGGCGGAATGCTTAATGTGTTAACTTCGGCACCAAGGGTATCGAAACCCCTAACACCTAGCATTCATCGTTTACGGCGTGGACTACCAGGGTATCTAATCCTGTTTGCTCCCCACGCTTTCGCGCCTCAGCGTCAGTTACAGCCCAGAAAGTCGCCTTCGCCACTGGTGTTCCTCCACATCTCTACGCATTTCACCGCTACACGTGGAATTCCACTTTCCTCTTCTGTACTCAAGTTACCCAGTTTTGGGTGCGACCCGAGGTTGAGCCCCGGGATTAAACACCCAACTTAAATAACCGCCTGCGCGCGCTTTACGCCCAATAATTCCGGACAACGCTTGCCCCCTACGTATTACCGCGGCTGCTGGCACGTAGTTAGCCGGGGCTTTCTTCTCAGGTACCGTCACTCCTTGAGCAGTTACTCTCAAGGACGTTCTTCCCTGGCAACAGAGCTTTACGATCCGAAAACCTTCATCACTCACGCGGCGTTGCTCCGTCAGACTTTCGTCCATTGCGGAAGATTCCCTACTGCTGCCTCCCGTAGGAGTCTGGGCCGTGTCTCAGTCCCAGTGTGGCCGATCACCCTCTCAGGTCGGCTACGCATCGTCGCCTTGGTAGGCCTTTACCCCACCAACTAGCTAATGCGCCGCAGGCCCATCCATAAGTGACAGATTGCTCCGTCTTTCTTTCTTCCCTCATGCGAGGGAAGAACCTATCCGGTATTAGCTACCGTTTCCGGTAGTTATCCCAGTCTTATGGGCAGGTTGCCTACGTGTTACTCACCCGTCCGCCGCTAAGTCTCAGAGAAGCAAGCTTCTCATTGACTCCGCTCGACTTGCATGTATTAGGCACGCCGCCAGCGTTCGTCCTGAGCCAGGATCAAACTCTCCAATAAAGTTATTGAAAAGAGCGATAAGCTCATTTAGAAAATGCTGACGAGAACTTAAAGTTCTCTTATAGTTTATCGTCCTTCTATTAAGAAAGACGTTCATCATCCATTTGTTCAGTTTTCAAAGAACTTGTTGTTCCAGTTAATTGTTCGCAACTGGATATTCAGTATAGCATGTCGATCATTTCGTTGTCAACTACTTTTTTCGACATTTTGTTTTAACTTGTTACTTAGTTAGCTTTTCT from Paenibacillus polygoni encodes the following:
- a CDS encoding GNAT family N-acetyltransferase, whose protein sequence is MELRQLKAEEYEQSVSLSEYAFQYTLTPEQKEKRKERFKPEQFWGIFEEEELQAKLTILPFKVYLQGKVVPMGGIAGVATWPENRRKGHVSKLLSQALMVMKEEGQILSFLHPFSIPFYRKYGWELYAEYKNYLISSKQFPPKLEYPGKVVRDVEDISTLNKLYQSFASSYHGTLVRDEEWWKYSVLDNTKHSAVYYSHGGEPQGYVLYELKDKMLVCNEFVYLNEEARGALWTFFSNHDSRIEQVKLTMVPADDILPYMLPDPRITQETIPYFMGRIVDVESFLQQFTFEAGNRSELTIQIDDHAAPWNAGLWNISIDDQGQAKIIKVMGEKEETQPDLIADIQVWTALFLGFKRPAQLFHIQKLKGKPQKAKEFEHLIPQAQTLLMDFF